The following coding sequences are from one Streptococcus sp. NPS 308 window:
- a CDS encoding YesL family protein, with protein MAQKGVSLIKAAFDTDNFLMRFSEKVLDIVTANLLFVVSCLPIVTIGVAKISLYETMFEIKRSRRVPVFRTYIRAFKQNLKLGFQLGLLELGIVLLSLLDLYLFWGQTALPFQIVKAICLGILIFLTLVMLASYPIAARYDLSWKEVLQKGLILASFNFPWFFLMLAILFLIVMVLYLSAFTLLLGGSAFILFGFGLLVFLQAGLMEKIFAKYQ; from the coding sequence ATGGCACAAAAAGGAGTAAGCCTGATCAAGGCAGCATTTGATACAGATAATTTTCTCATGCGTTTCAGTGAGAAGGTCTTGGATATCGTGACAGCCAATCTTCTTTTTGTTGTCTCTTGTTTGCCTATCGTGACGATTGGAGTGGCAAAAATCAGCCTCTATGAGACTATGTTTGAGATTAAGAGAAGCAGACGGGTACCAGTCTTTAGAACTTATATAAGGGCCTTCAAGCAAAATCTGAAACTGGGTTTCCAGTTAGGTTTGCTAGAGTTGGGCATTGTTTTGCTGAGTCTTTTAGACCTCTATCTTTTCTGGGGCCAGACAGCTTTACCTTTCCAGATTGTGAAAGCTATTTGTTTGGGGATTCTCATCTTCCTCACTCTTGTGATGTTGGCTAGTTATCCCATCGCTGCGCGCTATGATTTGTCTTGGAAAGAAGTGCTGCAAAAAGGGCTTATCTTGGCAAGTTTTAACTTTCCGTGGTTCTTCCTCATGTTAGCCATTCTCTTTCTCATTGTGATGGTTCTTTATCTATCCGCCTTCACTCTCCTCTTGGGTGGATCAGCTTTTATCCTCTTTGGTTTTGGTTTGCTAGTCTTTCTCCAAGCAGGATTGATGGAGAAAATTTTCGCCAAATACCAGTAG
- a CDS encoding YhcH/YjgK/YiaL family protein, protein MIFDDLKNITFYKGIHPNLDKAIDYLYQHRKDSFELGKYEIDGDKVFLVVQENVLNQAENDQFEHHKHYADLHLLVEGHEYSSYGSRIKDEAVAFDEASDIGFVHCHERYPLLLGYHNFAIFFPGEPHQPNGYAGMEEKVRKYLFKILID, encoded by the coding sequence ATGATTTTTGACGATTTAAAAAATATCACCTTTTACAAAGGGATTCATCCCAATCTAGATAAGGCTATCGACTATCTCTATCAGCACCGTAAGGATTCTTTCGAACTAGGTAAGTATGAGATTGACGGGGACAAGGTCTTTCTAGTTGTTCAGGAAAATGTCCTCAATCAAGCTGAAAATGATCAGTTTGAGCACCATAAACACTATGCAGATTTGCATTTGCTGGTAGAAGGACATGAATATTCGAGCTATGGTTCACGTATCAAAGACGAAGCGGTAGCATTCGATGAAGCGAGTGACATTGGTTTTGTTCATTGTCATGAACGCTACCCACTCTTGTTGGGTTATCACAATTTTGCGATTTTCTTCCCAGGAGAACCGCATCAGCCAAATGGCTATGCAGGTATGGAAGAGAAGGTTCGCAAATATCTCTTTAAAATTTTGATTGATTAA